A DNA window from Aminipila luticellarii contains the following coding sequences:
- a CDS encoding TolC family protein, translating to MKKKYICMVLAASLVVGSATFAFATTNTETKAAVTTGTSVTATGAAVSNTQAADTVTNGAVTTSSGSITTTGSGVSTTDGAVTTTDAAVNASGTALEGVVPPEKTDTKKLSLEEAIKIMKTTGTSAETAELHKKSDIAVGNGYSETVSKIKKTQDKLDFLDSIPSSMLPAGVDPVEMAYEAQVAGVSSNNKKIMQLRRDFARNNTENNYQAELNQIEADTISIYYKVLLAQDNLNIAKENLATQQQTLKNVQAKKDVGLLSKKDVLQSQSAVADAESAVRSADTQLKYAKMSFNYLLGYNVQQDVVFTDTLNTVTSAAAITPADTAVQNALNNRIELKGANLAVKVYEVLLADVKAYPKNSSTYLNAEINLAEAQKTAKDATSKIEIDIRNKYDLVQDKKAAVEAAKELLTYATEGERLMQLTNEEGLSTVEELLATQVSVYKAKLNLANANSEYALALKSYEFAQGVGTTRIPL from the coding sequence GTGAAGAAAAAATATATTTGCATGGTATTGGCGGCAAGCTTAGTAGTAGGCTCTGCGACTTTTGCCTTTGCAACGACAAATACAGAAACGAAAGCGGCGGTAACAACGGGAACATCAGTGACTGCAACCGGAGCAGCCGTATCTAATACGCAGGCGGCGGACACGGTGACCAATGGAGCAGTAACCACCTCATCAGGTTCAATTACCACCACTGGGTCGGGAGTAAGCACTACAGATGGAGCGGTCACTACAACGGATGCGGCCGTGAACGCTTCAGGAACGGCCCTTGAAGGTGTTGTACCTCCGGAAAAGACGGATACGAAAAAGCTTTCTCTCGAAGAAGCCATTAAAATCATGAAAACGACGGGAACATCAGCAGAGACCGCAGAGCTTCACAAGAAGTCTGATATTGCTGTTGGAAACGGTTATTCGGAAACCGTCAGCAAGATTAAAAAGACACAGGATAAGTTGGATTTTTTAGACAGTATTCCATCCAGTATGCTGCCGGCAGGGGTCGATCCCGTTGAAATGGCGTATGAAGCCCAAGTAGCAGGCGTTTCCTCAAACAATAAAAAGATTATGCAGCTTAGACGGGATTTTGCCAGAAATAACACGGAAAATAATTATCAGGCAGAGCTGAACCAGATTGAAGCGGACACCATCAGCATTTATTATAAGGTTCTGCTGGCTCAGGATAATCTGAACATTGCAAAGGAAAATCTGGCCACACAGCAGCAGACCCTCAAAAATGTTCAGGCAAAGAAGGATGTAGGACTTTTGTCGAAGAAAGACGTATTACAGTCCCAATCGGCAGTAGCGGATGCGGAAAGTGCTGTTCGAAGTGCAGATACGCAGTTAAAGTATGCAAAGATGTCTTTTAACTATCTGCTCGGTTATAATGTACAGCAGGATGTGGTCTTTACAGACACATTAAATACCGTTACATCGGCAGCGGCCATAACTCCGGCAGATACGGCGGTGCAGAACGCCTTGAATAATCGAATTGAGCTGAAAGGAGCGAACCTTGCGGTCAAGGTCTATGAGGTCTTACTTGCGGATGTCAAAGCGTATCCCAAAAATTCTTCCACCTATCTGAATGCGGAGATAAATTTGGCCGAAGCGCAAAAGACCGCAAAGGATGCAACCAGCAAAATTGAAATAGATATCAGAAATAAGTACGATCTGGTACAGGATAAGAAAGCAGCTGTGGAAGCGGCGAAGGAGCTGCTGACCTATGCCACAGAAGGGGAAAGATTGATGCAGCTCACCAATGAAGAAGGCTTGAGCACAGTCGAAGAATTACTGGCAACGCAGGTAAGCGTATATAAAGCCAAGTTAAATCTGGCCAATGCCAATTCGGAATATGCCTTAGCCTTAAAGAGCTATGAATTTGCACAGGGTGTTGGAACTACAAGGATTCCACTATAA
- the serS gene encoding serine--tRNA ligase — protein MLDIKRIREDYEAVKESVERRGKGDFGLSSIPALDEKRRAILAKVEAMKNKQNQDSKEIPKLKKEGKDTTALMAEMKALSDEIKELDAQVSAVEEELHQALLNVPNTPNPTVPMGKDDADNVELRKWGEPRKFDFEYKAHWDVGTDLDILDFDRAAKIAGARFTVYKGLGARLERAVINFMLNLHTEEQGFTEILPPFMVNRAAMTGTGQLPKFEDDMFHVPAKDFFLIPTAEVPVTNLLMDEIVDGDQLPIYYTAYTPCFRKEAGSAGRDTRGLIRQHQFNKVEMVKFVKPETSYDELETLTAAAEEVLQKLEIPYRVVKLSTGDLGFSSAMTYDIEVWMPSYGRYVEISSCSNFESYQARRGNIRFRPEPKGKPEFVHTLNGSGLAVGRTVAAILENYQQEDGSVVIPEALKPYMGNMEKIEKKSAR, from the coding sequence ATGTTAGACATAAAGAGAATCAGGGAAGACTATGAAGCAGTAAAGGAAAGCGTAGAAAGAAGAGGAAAGGGAGACTTTGGTCTGAGCAGTATTCCTGCACTGGATGAAAAGAGAAGAGCTATACTTGCAAAAGTAGAAGCGATGAAAAATAAACAAAATCAGGATTCTAAAGAAATTCCTAAATTAAAGAAGGAAGGCAAAGATACCACGGCACTGATGGCTGAGATGAAAGCTCTGTCAGACGAGATCAAAGAGCTTGATGCGCAAGTCAGTGCAGTGGAAGAGGAATTACATCAGGCCCTGCTAAACGTTCCGAATACGCCAAATCCGACTGTACCTATGGGAAAAGATGATGCAGACAATGTAGAGCTTAGAAAATGGGGAGAACCCAGAAAGTTTGATTTTGAATATAAAGCCCATTGGGATGTGGGAACGGATCTGGATATTTTAGACTTTGACAGAGCAGCAAAGATTGCCGGAGCAAGATTTACTGTATATAAAGGATTGGGCGCAAGGCTGGAACGTGCGGTTATCAATTTCATGCTGAATCTGCACACGGAGGAGCAGGGATTTACGGAAATCCTGCCGCCGTTTATGGTGAACCGGGCAGCCATGACCGGAACCGGTCAGCTTCCTAAATTTGAAGATGATATGTTCCATGTACCGGCGAAGGATTTCTTCCTGATTCCGACAGCAGAGGTTCCCGTAACCAATCTGCTTATGGATGAAATTGTTGACGGAGATCAGCTGCCTATTTACTATACCGCATATACCCCATGCTTCCGAAAGGAAGCCGGCTCAGCGGGCAGAGATACAAGAGGACTGATCCGACAGCATCAGTTTAATAAAGTAGAAATGGTGAAGTTCGTAAAGCCGGAGACTTCTTATGATGAGCTGGAAACCCTTACTGCTGCGGCAGAGGAGGTTTTGCAAAAACTGGAGATTCCTTACAGAGTGGTTAAGCTAAGCACGGGAGACTTGGGCTTCTCATCAGCTATGACCTATGATATTGAGGTTTGGATGCCAAGCTATGGACGATATGTGGAAATTTCTTCTTGTTCTAATTTTGAAAGCTATCAGGCAAGGAGAGGAAATATTCGATTCAGACCGGAACCAAAGGGCAAGCCGGAATTTGTGCACACGCTGAATGGGTCAGGTCTTGCAGTGGGACGAACCGTAGCTGCCATTTTGGAAAATTATCAGCAAGAGGATGGAAGCGTAGTCATTCCGGAAGCATTAAAGCCTTATATGGGCAATATGGAAAAGATAGAGAAAAAATCAGCTCGATAA
- a CDS encoding type I glutamate--ammonia ligase, with protein sequence MLAYDKMLFNIPAKDHEPGKVREILKSHPEIMFVSLVGLDIGGQNTDEKIPVDRFLEDMEKFLAEGVQTDGSSVVLPIIAELNNAKVDIIPDLNVSWYVDHNFDFIHEPSGLPVGTLRIPSFLVHNDTNEVGSRVILRDAITKIKKDLLALIKNNPYVLEYLPIDSADEIEEILLTCATELEFWVKTPDEKGDREELSTAQVMKEQYWKRTIGPVRTALEKTLLLLDRYGFEMEMGHKEVGGIKAKLGNSGKYDHIMEQLEIDWKYSDAMQAADNEKQVKYIVRDVFRLHGLEVTFRAKPIDGVAGSGEHTHLGAAARLKNGKIISLFAPKDMKAGFLNPIGFGALMGLLKNYEVLNPFITSTNDAFNRLKPGYEAPVCIVTSIGHTAFQPSRNRTVLIGLVRDLNNPLSTRFELRSPNPKSNTYLVIAASYMAILDGITEALKAGKTPEQLLASLSKKYGEEDFYFEKDREYRSEKNVFDEYTEEERDRLFGEAPRTVWENVCAFDKYPEKMQILFQDSVMTPIVLESFKKAILDQWATELHSRIIPDNMDLLRECVVLHDEHDCADYDIYMWNKVQELRHYIGQDRLDSKCLLTKIKDALDEGDYQLASDLQLEMQNRVKELTEVYTAYRKNIL encoded by the coding sequence ATGCTGGCATACGATAAGATGTTATTTAATATTCCCGCTAAAGATCACGAACCGGGAAAGGTACGGGAGATTTTAAAAAGCCATCCCGAGATTATGTTTGTGTCGCTTGTGGGTCTTGATATAGGTGGGCAGAACACAGATGAGAAGATTCCTGTGGACAGGTTTCTGGAGGACATGGAAAAGTTTTTAGCTGAGGGTGTTCAGACGGACGGTTCCAGCGTAGTTCTTCCGATTATTGCAGAGCTGAATAATGCAAAGGTCGATATTATTCCGGATCTGAATGTCAGCTGGTATGTAGATCACAATTTTGATTTTATTCATGAGCCGTCGGGTCTTCCGGTGGGAACCTTAAGAATTCCTTCGTTTTTAGTGCATAACGATACAAATGAGGTGGGATCCAGAGTCATACTCCGGGATGCCATTACAAAGATAAAAAAGGACTTGCTGGCATTAATAAAAAATAATCCATATGTTCTTGAATATCTACCTATTGATTCGGCGGATGAAATCGAGGAGATTTTGCTTACCTGTGCTACGGAACTGGAATTTTGGGTAAAGACGCCGGATGAGAAAGGCGACCGGGAGGAGCTTTCTACCGCTCAGGTGATGAAAGAGCAGTATTGGAAGCGAACTATCGGGCCGGTTCGGACAGCACTGGAAAAGACGCTGCTGCTTTTAGATAGATATGGGTTTGAAATGGAGATGGGCCATAAAGAGGTCGGAGGAATTAAAGCAAAGCTGGGAAACTCAGGGAAATACGACCACATTATGGAGCAGCTTGAAATCGATTGGAAATATTCTGATGCCATGCAGGCTGCGGACAATGAAAAACAGGTCAAGTATATTGTTCGGGATGTGTTCCGGCTGCACGGACTGGAAGTGACCTTCCGGGCAAAGCCGATCGATGGCGTGGCAGGAAGCGGAGAACATACCCATCTGGGTGCAGCAGCCAGATTGAAGAACGGAAAGATCATCAGCCTATTTGCACCAAAAGATATGAAGGCAGGCTTTTTAAATCCGATAGGTTTTGGAGCCCTTATGGGCTTGTTAAAGAACTATGAGGTTCTGAATCCATTCATCACCTCTACGAACGATGCCTTTAATCGATTGAAACCCGGATATGAAGCGCCGGTCTGCATCGTGACATCCATCGGACATACCGCTTTCCAGCCGTCAAGGAACAGAACGGTATTGATTGGGCTGGTTCGGGACTTAAATAACCCGCTGTCCACACGGTTTGAACTGCGGTCGCCAAATCCGAAGAGCAACACGTATCTGGTCATCGCCGCTTCTTATATGGCGATTCTGGATGGAATTACAGAGGCTTTAAAAGCAGGAAAAACACCGGAGCAGCTGCTGGCTTCCCTCTCTAAAAAATATGGAGAAGAAGACTTCTATTTTGAAAAAGACAGAGAATACAGAAGTGAAAAAAATGTATTTGACGAATATACGGAGGAAGAACGAGACAGACTGTTTGGAGAAGCACCGAGAACGGTTTGGGAAAATGTCTGTGCCTTTGATAAATATCCGGAGAAGATGCAGATTTTATTTCAGGACAGTGTGATGACACCTATTGTCTTGGAATCTTTTAAGAAAGCGATTTTGGATCAATGGGCTACGGAGCTGCACAGCAGGATCATTCCGGATAACATGGATCTGCTTCGGGAGTGTGTCGTACTGCACGATGAGCACGATTGTGCGGATTATGATATTTATATGTGGAATAAGGTTCAGGAGCTGAGACATTATATCGGACAGGACAGACTGGACAGCAAATGTTTGCTGACTAAAATCAAAGATGCTCTGGATGAAGGAGACTATCAGTTAGCCTCAGATCTGCAGCTGGAAATGCAGAACCGAGTGAAGGAATTAACAGAAGTCTATACAGCATACAGGAAAAACATCTTATAG
- a CDS encoding UPF0182 family membrane protein translates to MKKRSNKRPGMILLVLVILFGLFFSLIGFFTDFLWFKELNYVSVFFTKLFTQLKIGVPAFIIITILAYLYLKVLKRGYFKKVASDDAVNEKTLNRTAWGLSAVFGALLSTTVASNLWFEILQYLNSTSFGVKDPLFGNDVSFYVFKLQFISGLNSMGLGIIVAFAILTFIFYTVLLSLRRPQVFEHTPPEPESPYDEADNVRQGNFGRNTFGGPWGDLFNKAMGRQANSRPIKKKQFDNNNLKQLLNIASKQIMILGVLFLLMVGVNFLLRQYTLLFTNSVGMVHGAGFTAVNVTLWVFRILMVLSVVAAVVFAIGMIRKKYRVLLTVPVIMIAIGLVGVGATMLVQNLIVSPDEINKESPYLKNNIKFTQMAYNLQDVTIKPFAASNTLSKDDILNNMETISNIRINDYDPAKKFYTQTQSIRSYYSFNDVDVDRYFVNGEYTQTFLAAREIDETQIREEWLNKHLKYTHGYGITLSRVDKVTASGQPDMLISGIPPISQVNEIDITRPEIYFGELTNNYVLTNTNEEEFDYPNGEDNKYTTYKGKAGIKLNPLNRVLFAIREQSLKLLVSTNITSDSRIIINRNIEQRVHKIMPHLQYDDDPYIVAADGKLYWMIDAYTVSRNYPYSEPFAATGENYLRNSVKVVIDAYNGDTSFYLVDDTDPIATTYKKIYPDLFKDFKEMPESIQSHIRYPNKLFNIQANIYKRYHMNDVKVFYQGEDLWDIANEIYETQEITIKPSYYIMKLPGETRAEFVNTIPYTPRNKKNMTGLLVARNDGENYGKIVLYQLPKDTTIYGPMQVEAQIDQNTEISKEFSLWNSSGSTYSRGNLFIIPIEQSLLYVEPVYLEATNSSIPEVKRVIVVYGDKIAYKETLSEALDSLFGENSTVQAGQPGTGAEGQQPASPEQMSTADLIMKANEEFDLAQDAQRNGDWAGYGEHITALQKYLQLLAPSQQTQQAQQ, encoded by the coding sequence TTGAAAAAGAGAAGTAACAAACGCCCAGGAATGATTTTACTGGTGCTTGTCATCTTATTTGGATTGTTTTTTAGCCTGATAGGATTTTTTACGGACTTTTTGTGGTTCAAGGAATTAAATTATGTCAGCGTATTTTTCACCAAATTATTTACGCAGTTAAAGATTGGTGTTCCTGCGTTTATAATCATTACCATTCTGGCATATTTATATCTGAAGGTGCTGAAAAGGGGCTACTTTAAAAAAGTGGCGTCTGATGATGCGGTGAATGAAAAAACACTGAACCGTACCGCATGGGGACTATCCGCAGTATTTGGTGCGTTACTTTCAACAACCGTAGCATCGAATCTGTGGTTCGAGATATTGCAATATCTGAACAGCACGAGCTTTGGCGTGAAGGATCCTCTATTTGGAAACGATGTGAGTTTTTATGTTTTTAAGCTGCAGTTTATAAGCGGATTGAACAGTATGGGTCTGGGAATAATCGTTGCCTTTGCGATTTTAACCTTTATTTTCTATACGGTGCTGCTTTCGCTCAGAAGACCGCAGGTCTTTGAACATACGCCGCCGGAACCGGAATCACCATATGATGAAGCCGACAATGTCAGGCAGGGAAATTTCGGAAGAAATACTTTTGGCGGGCCATGGGGCGATCTGTTCAATAAGGCAATGGGCAGACAGGCAAACAGCAGACCCATTAAGAAAAAGCAATTTGACAATAATAATCTAAAACAGCTTTTAAATATCGCGTCAAAACAGATTATGATTCTGGGCGTTCTGTTCCTTTTGATGGTGGGTGTGAATTTCTTGCTGAGGCAGTACACCCTGTTGTTTACCAACTCAGTCGGTATGGTTCACGGGGCGGGATTTACCGCTGTAAATGTGACCCTTTGGGTGTTCCGAATTCTCATGGTGCTGTCCGTAGTGGCTGCCGTGGTGTTTGCGATCGGGATGATCAGAAAGAAATATCGGGTTCTGCTTACAGTACCGGTTATTATGATAGCCATTGGACTGGTAGGCGTAGGCGCCACCATGCTGGTACAAAATCTTATTGTTTCCCCGGATGAAATCAACAAGGAGAGTCCATATTTAAAGAATAATATTAAATTTACCCAAATGGCTTATAACTTGCAGGATGTAACGATTAAACCTTTTGCGGCCAGCAACACCTTATCCAAGGATGATATTCTGAACAATATGGAAACCATTTCAAATATCCGAATCAATGATTATGATCCGGCTAAAAAATTCTATACTCAGACACAGAGTATCAGAAGCTACTACTCTTTTAACGATGTAGACGTAGACCGATACTTTGTGAACGGAGAATATACGCAGACCTTCTTAGCCGCCAGAGAAATCGATGAGACTCAGATCCGGGAAGAATGGCTGAACAAGCATTTGAAATATACCCATGGGTATGGCATCACCTTATCCAGAGTAGATAAGGTGACTGCCAGCGGACAACCGGACATGCTGATATCCGGCATTCCGCCGATATCGCAGGTCAATGAAATCGACATTACAAGGCCTGAAATCTATTTTGGTGAATTAACGAACAACTATGTATTGACAAATACAAATGAAGAGGAGTTTGATTATCCAAATGGGGAGGACAACAAATATACCACCTATAAGGGTAAAGCAGGCATAAAGCTTAATCCGCTGAACCGCGTTCTGTTTGCTATTCGGGAGCAAAGCTTGAAGCTGCTGGTATCGACCAATATTACAAGCGACTCCAGAATCATCATCAATAGAAATATTGAGCAGAGGGTTCACAAAATTATGCCCCATCTTCAGTATGACGACGATCCATATATCGTAGCTGCTGACGGGAAACTGTATTGGATGATCGATGCTTATACGGTAAGCAGGAACTATCCTTACTCAGAGCCTTTTGCAGCTACCGGAGAAAATTATCTGCGAAACTCCGTGAAGGTGGTTATTGATGCCTATAACGGAGACACCTCCTTCTATCTGGTAGACGATACGGATCCGATTGCCACAACGTATAAAAAAATCTATCCGGATCTGTTCAAGGACTTTAAAGAAATGCCGGAAAGCATTCAGTCCCATATAAGGTATCCGAATAAATTATTCAACATACAGGCAAACATTTATAAGCGATACCACATGAATGATGTAAAGGTATTCTATCAAGGAGAAGATCTTTGGGATATTGCCAATGAAATCTATGAAACGCAGGAAATCACCATAAAGCCAAGCTACTATATCATGAAGCTTCCAGGTGAAACGCGGGCTGAATTTGTAAATACCATTCCGTATACGCCGAGGAATAAGAAAAATATGACCGGCTTATTGGTAGCCAGAAACGACGGCGAAAATTATGGTAAGATCGTTCTTTATCAGCTGCCAAAGGATACCACGATTTACGGACCGATGCAGGTAGAAGCACAGATTGACCAGAACACCGAGATTTCAAAGGAATTTTCACTGTGGAATTCCTCAGGCTCTACCTACAGCAGAGGAAATCTGTTTATCATTCCGATTGAACAGTCGCTGCTTTATGTAGAACCGGTATATTTGGAAGCCACAAACTCCAGTATTCCTGAAGTAAAGCGAGTCATTGTGGTTTATGGTGACAAGATCGCTTATAAGGAAACCCTTAGTGAGGCCTTGGATTCTTTGTTTGGAGAAAATTCAACGGTTCAGGCAGGACAGCCGGGAACGGGTGCCGAAGGACAGCAGCCCGCTTCTCCTGAGCAGATGTCTACAGCCGATTTGATTATGAAAGCAAATGAAGAATTTGATCTGGCACAGGATGCTCAAAGAAACGGCGATTGGGCAGGATATGGCGAGCATATCACCGCTTTGCAGAAATATTTGCAGCTTTTAGCTCCGAGTCAGCAAACGCAGCAGGCTCAGCAGTAA
- a CDS encoding phosphoenolpyruvate carboxykinase (ATP) codes for MATRANFKREQIGKGNKAFSTSRTTIETAFYGNNVEKILDLKQAYEMAKNATGTIQTDMPIYEPEKIGLPENAKILLFNDGETVGRFAGARVILGEAGVDEAEMAKVLREATYNTRYKKMYHSEAYIGLDKDFMVKAHLLIPETYENTLLNWLLNFQYKTAEYNDMYKESKQIGDEPDIFILSDPDYKHPKFPNGLAYFDPEHNCACLLGMRYFGEHKKGTLTLAWGIANRNGYASCHGGLKRCIKKSGEAHVLGVFGLSGSGKSTLTHAKHNGKYDVTILHDDAYIISSENGSTVALEPSYFDKTQDYPLTSKDNKYLLTVQNCGATLDEDGKLVLVTEDIRNGNGRAIKSKLWASNRVDKMDEPINSIVWLMKDHTLPPVIKIEDPVIASVMGACLATKRSTAEKLAEGVDMNALVFEPYANPFRTYPLKQDYEKFKALFKERSVANYIINTGHFMDKKIPKEVTIGILENIIDGTAEFKDFGMISQFKTMNVEGFIPDFQDKNYIDALKGGMLGRLNYLNSLKEFKGGRDDLPQEARDAIDTIIAEIK; via the coding sequence ATGGCAACGAGAGCTAACTTTAAGAGAGAACAGATTGGTAAAGGGAACAAGGCATTTTCCACATCCCGAACCACCATTGAGACTGCTTTTTATGGAAACAATGTGGAAAAGATTCTTGACCTGAAGCAGGCCTATGAAATGGCAAAAAATGCAACAGGTACAATTCAGACAGACATGCCGATCTATGAACCTGAGAAGATTGGCCTTCCGGAAAACGCAAAGATTTTACTGTTTAATGATGGAGAAACCGTCGGCAGATTTGCCGGAGCACGTGTGATACTGGGTGAAGCCGGTGTTGACGAGGCAGAAATGGCAAAGGTGCTCAGAGAAGCTACATACAACACCCGATACAAGAAAATGTATCATTCGGAAGCATACATAGGACTGGATAAGGATTTTATGGTAAAAGCGCATTTGCTTATTCCTGAGACCTATGAAAATACACTTTTAAATTGGCTGTTAAATTTCCAGTATAAGACGGCAGAATATAATGATATGTATAAGGAATCCAAGCAAATCGGAGATGAACCGGACATCTTTATTTTATCGGATCCGGATTACAAGCATCCAAAGTTTCCGAACGGGCTTGCTTACTTTGATCCGGAGCATAATTGTGCGTGCCTGCTGGGCATGCGGTATTTTGGTGAACACAAGAAGGGTACGCTTACCCTTGCATGGGGGATTGCCAACAGAAACGGCTATGCATCCTGCCACGGAGGCTTGAAACGCTGCATCAAGAAAAGCGGTGAAGCACATGTTCTGGGCGTATTCGGGCTGTCCGGTTCAGGAAAATCAACCTTGACACATGCTAAGCACAACGGAAAATATGATGTGACCATACTGCATGACGACGCTTATATTATTTCCAGTGAAAATGGTTCAACCGTTGCACTGGAACCATCGTATTTTGATAAAACGCAGGATTATCCGCTGACCTCAAAGGACAACAAGTATCTTTTGACCGTTCAGAACTGCGGAGCAACTCTTGACGAAGACGGAAAGCTTGTTCTTGTCACGGAGGATATCCGAAATGGCAACGGCCGAGCTATTAAATCCAAGCTTTGGGCTTCAAACCGGGTGGACAAGATGGATGAACCGATCAACAGCATTGTTTGGCTGATGAAAGATCATACCCTTCCTCCGGTTATAAAGATAGAAGACCCGGTGATTGCATCCGTAATGGGCGCATGCCTTGCGACAAAGCGTTCTACGGCAGAGAAGCTTGCCGAAGGGGTGGATATGAATGCACTGGTTTTCGAGCCGTATGCAAACCCGTTCAGAACCTATCCGCTAAAGCAGGATTATGAAAAGTTCAAAGCATTGTTTAAAGAAAGATCCGTTGCAAATTATATTATTAATACCGGACATTTCATGGATAAGAAGATTCCGAAGGAAGTCACCATTGGCATTCTGGAGAATATCATTGATGGAACGGCTGAATTTAAAGATTTTGGTATGATTTCACAATTTAAGACTATGAATGTAGAAGGCTTTATTCCGGACTTTCAGGACAAAAACTATATTGACGCTTTAAAAGGCGGCATGTTGGGAAGACTGAATTACCTGAACTCCTTAAAAGAATTTAAAGGTGGAAGAGATGATCTCCCGCAGGAAGCCAGAGATGCCATCGACACCATCATAGCAGAAATAAAATAA